One window from the genome of Coleofasciculus sp. FACHB-T130 encodes:
- a CDS encoding zinc-dependent alcohol dehydrogenase yields the protein MKAVCWYGATDVRVETVPDPKILNPRDAILKITSTAICGSDLHIYDGYIPTMQPGDIIGHEFMGEIVEVGSKVTNLKPGDRVVVPSTIGCGHCHYCNHDMWSLCDNSNPNAWMEEKLFGNVTSAIYGYSHLFGGYAGAQAEYIRVPFADVGVVKVPAEIPDEKLLFISDAIPTGFMGAELCDIQPGDTVAVWGCGAVGQFAMISAYMLGAERVIGIDRFPERLQMAREHAKAETINYEEVDAGEALKEMTGGRGPDCCIDAVGLEAHGMGVEGVYDKAKQAVRLETDRPHVLRQMMVACRKGGTLSIMGVYGGFVDKLPFGAAFNKGLTFRMGQMHGQKYMQMLLDKVLKGELDPSFVVTHQLPLAEAKNGYEMFKHKEDKCIKVVLKP from the coding sequence ATGAAAGCAGTATGTTGGTACGGTGCCACCGATGTGCGGGTCGAAACCGTACCCGATCCCAAAATTCTCAATCCGCGCGACGCCATTCTCAAAATTACTTCGACGGCAATTTGTGGCTCCGATTTGCATATTTATGACGGCTACATTCCGACGATGCAACCGGGTGACATTATCGGTCACGAATTTATGGGGGAAATCGTCGAAGTTGGTAGCAAAGTAACCAATTTGAAACCAGGCGATCGCGTTGTCGTTCCTTCCACTATCGGATGCGGTCACTGTCACTATTGCAACCATGATATGTGGTCGCTGTGCGACAACTCCAACCCCAACGCTTGGATGGAAGAAAAGCTCTTCGGTAACGTCACTTCAGCAATTTACGGTTACTCTCACTTATTCGGCGGCTATGCAGGCGCGCAAGCCGAATATATCCGCGTTCCCTTCGCGGATGTGGGTGTCGTCAAGGTTCCCGCAGAAATTCCCGACGAGAAATTATTGTTTATCTCCGATGCCATTCCCACCGGATTTATGGGCGCGGAGTTATGCGATATTCAGCCAGGAGATACTGTCGCTGTCTGGGGTTGCGGCGCTGTCGGACAATTCGCCATGATTAGCGCCTATATGCTGGGTGCCGAAAGAGTAATCGGCATCGACCGTTTTCCCGAACGTCTCCAAATGGCGAGGGAACACGCAAAAGCGGAAACGATTAACTACGAAGAAGTTGATGCTGGCGAAGCGCTGAAAGAGATGACTGGCGGACGAGGTCCAGACTGCTGCATTGACGCGGTGGGATTAGAAGCGCACGGCATGGGGGTTGAAGGGGTTTATGACAAAGCAAAGCAAGCAGTCCGGCTGGAAACAGACCGTCCCCACGTCCTGCGGCAAATGATGGTCGCTTGTCGTAAAGGCGGCACGCTCTCAATCATGGGTGTTTACGGTGGCTTTGTGGATAAACTGCCCTTTGGTGCTGCTTTCAACAAAGGCTTGACCTTCAGGATGGGGCAAATGCACGGGCAAAAGTATATGCAGATGTTGCTGGATAAAGTTTTGAAGGGCGAACTCGATCCATCCTTCGTTGTCACCCATCAGTTACCCCTAGCAGAAGCCAAGAATGGCTACGAAATGTTTAAGCACAAAGAAGATAAGTGTATCAAGGTTGTGCTGAAACCTTGA